GTTTCCCCACTGCCTGCGGTAAGGCAGCCTGAAAACGGAACAGGGACACTCCCAACCGAACCGGCTGCCTCCGCACTGGGCAGTGCGCTGGACTGATGAACAGCAAAAAACCGTTACCGCCGCTGCGCACCCGCCTGTTGGTGCTGCTGTCGGGTATCGCGGTAAGCGCACTGGCCTGGCAGGTACGGCCGCTGTTGCAGGAAAGGTGGGCACTGATGTACGAGAAAAAACAGGCAGGCTGCCTGCCGTGGCAGTTTTACTGGTTTGACAAAAAACAGCCCAAACCGGTGCTGCGGCGCGGCGATCTGATTCTGTTTCCGGCTCGCGGTATGGAGCCGGTGATTGCCGAAGGCAAACCCATCGGCAAAACCGTGGCAGGACTGCCAGGCGACGAAGTGCGCATTGCACGAGGGCGGGTCTATATCAACGGCAGACTGCTGACCGACGTTTCCTACGGCGCGGCCAAACTGGGCAAATCGATCAACTACTGGGACAAGACATACAGATTGGGCAAGGATGAAATTTTTGTATTCGGCAGCGAACCGCACTCTTGGGATTCGCGCTATTGGGGACCGTATCCGGCTGCACTGGTTCGCGGCCGCCTGCATCTGCTGTTTTAGCGCGGCAGCAGCGGCAGACGGCTTTGACCTGCAACGCAGGCTGACCGAACAGCAGGCGCGTGCCGACAGCCTTTCAGACGGCCTCGACCTGCTGTTGAAAAGGCAGCCTGAAAACGGCGGCGGCACATTGGGGGCAAACCGCCAAATGCTGCTGCCGCCGGGACAGAACCCGATGTCGGCGCAACTGGCACAGGCCGATACCGTGGTGTTCGTTTCCCGCGCCATGCCCGAAGCGGAACTGTTGAAACTGCTTGTGCAGGGAGCGGGACGCAAAGGCACAGTGTTCCTGTATCGCGGCTGGGGCACTGGCGGCGCGGACAGCGCGTTTGCCTATGCCGAAGCACTGCTGCGCAAGCTGCCGCCTGCGGCACAGCGCAACCCGCCGCAGATTATGGTGCTGCCCGCAGCCTTCCGCCGCTACCGGATTGCCTACGCACCGGCGGTACTGCATCGCGACGGCGGCAAATGGTATCTGGTACAGGGTGCGGGCACGCTGGACAACGCTGTGGCAGCCGTAAAAAGACGCGAATTCAACCGCCGTCTGAGCCGTCAGTGGCGCGTATCCGAACCCGACCAAACCGAAGTCATCAAGGCGGCAGCCGCGCGTTTTGACTGGAAAGGCGCGGCCGAACAGGCGGCACAGTCTGCCGCGCAGCAGTTGGAAGGCGGCACGGATTTGCCGTTGGCACAGGAAGTGTCCAGCCGCCTCTACACCCCGTATTCGGTTACCGGCTTTGATATCCGAGACCCGCAGAGCGGTCGAGTGCTTTATCCGCGCGGCAGCCGCTTCAACGTACTGACGCTTGACCCGCAGGGCAGCCGCTCGCTGGTGGCGGTGGACGGGCGGGACGAGCGTCAGGTGCGCTACGCGCAGCGCATCGTACGCGAACGGCCGCAGACGGTGGTGCTATACACCCGTTTGGGCAGGCTAGCAGGAGCCGTACCGTCCGCCTTCCCGCTCAACCCGACACTTATCAGACGGCTCGGGCTGCGCAGCGTCCCCAGCTACCTGCAACAGCAGGGGACGGACTGGCGCATCGTGTCCGCCCCGCCTGCCGATTGAGAGGCAAACCATGAATGTTTCCCGTCAAACCGCCGCCGTTCTGGCCGCCGCACTGCTGCTTTCAGGCAGCCTGAAAGCCGCTGCGGTATCCGGCAGCAGCCTCACAGGTCTGACCTGTTCGCGTGCCGGCTACAACACGCTGATGAATTTTAACTACGACTCGGCATTTCCGCTGCGCATTATGGGTAGCGACACCGTGATGGGCAGCGATGTGCCCGCCCCGCCGACAGCCACCAGAAAATCAATCTGCAAATGCGGCAAAGAACCCTATGTCATTTACGGCTATACGCGCGGCATGTGGCTGCCGACCCGTTTTGTCGAGGTGGTGCGCGAAGCCTCCTGTTCGCCGGTGTACGGCGAATCGGTCAAGCCGATACTGCAACAGATAGCGCAGGTATCCGGCATTGGCCAGCTCCAACCGACAACACTCATGACAGCGGGCGAGGCGGCCAAACCTTCCGAAACCTCTTTCCGCCACGTCCACAGCTGGCCGTTTCCATTCAACCCGTACAACTGGAATCCGCGCTGTTTCCACAAAGGGGATAACTTGGAAACCTCAATATCGCAGATTTCGTGGTCAAAAAAAGACCCGGTGCTGATGAACCTGCTCTACCCCGAGTGGGCTGCGCTGGGTACGGTAGCCAACCAGCCACTGTTTGATTTGGCGGCGCACAGCGCGTCCTGTATTGCCAACACCACCGGCATCGGCTGGGGGCCAGTTGACGATGCCGCCTACTGGTTGGGCGGCTGTATGGGTAATAACCTGCCCGCCGCCGGCTCGATGTCGGCAGCCAAAAACAGCATTATCGGTACTTCCACTATTTTCAACCGTTCGCTGATGATGTCCAACCGCACTGGCGGCTATGCCTCGGTTTCAACAGTCGGCGATAAAGCCTTGTGCTCGCCAGTGCCTGTGCCGTATCCGAGCAAATCGGAATTCAAGGCATCAATGCTGTTTCCTTATCCCGAGTCTGGTCAAAGCGTCGGCGGACAAGGCGGCATGGGTGGACAAACCAGTCCGGCCGGAATGTTGAGCGGCGAAGTGGCCGATTTCGCCAATATCGGCGGTCGAGGGGCACACCGCTTGGGCGCAAGCAATTTTGCCTGGGCACTGGGGCGCAGCGACCAAGCATTGAACGAAAATGATTCGGACGCGGTTTACCTGATGTGGCGTTGGGTGGACTGCTGCGAATTTAAGTGAGAAACCAAGATGAAAATGATGAAAACAATTCTGCCGCTCTGTCTGTTGGCGACCGTCTGCATACCGGCGGCGGCTGATGACCAAGAACGCGCCTTCGGCAAAGGCGGTCTGCACGGCACGCGCAGTGGCAGTACGCAAAACAAACAGCCCTCAAAACAGCAGCTCTGGCAAAACGACCAAAGCTATGCGCTGGCTTTGGCCAAGCGTGCGGAAAACGGCGATACCACCGCCGCGCTGGAACTGAAAAATGCTGCCAACGGCGGCAACCGCTGGGCGGCGGTGCAGTACGGCTACCTTGCACACACCGGTCGCCTGCCCGGACTCTCCGGCAGAGCGGATACAGCCACAGCCGCCAAAGCCTACCGCATCGCACTTAAAGACGGCGGCGGCAACTATCTGGCTGCCTACAATCTCGGGCTGATGTACTACTACGGCATCGGCATGAAAGCCAATGGGGCGGAAGCCTTGCGCCTGTTCAAAACGGCTGCCGAGAATTACCGCAGTAAGGTTGCTTCGCGCGTGTTCTGGCCGGCGGAAGTCTATACCGCGCAGATACTGGAACGCGGCTACGGTGTGGCGAAAAACGAAGCATCGGCGGCCGAGTATTGGGAACGCGCCGCCAAAGCCAACGCGCCGGAAGGGCTGTACGGCTACGGCATGTTTATCCTTAACGGGCGAGGCGGTCTGCAAAACCCCTACCGCGCCTATCCGCTGTTGTTGCAGGCAGCCAATCGCTGGCATACCGGCGCGATGGTCGCACTGGCACAGTATCAGGGCAAAGGAGACAGGCTGCG
The window above is part of the Neisseria bacilliformis genome. Proteins encoded here:
- a CDS encoding S26 family signal peptidase, which codes for MNSKKPLPPLRTRLLVLLSGIAVSALAWQVRPLLQERWALMYEKKQAGCLPWQFYWFDKKQPKPVLRRGDLILFPARGMEPVIAEGKPIGKTVAGLPGDEVRIARGRVYINGRLLTDVSYGAAKLGKSINYWDKTYRLGKDEIFVFGSEPHSWDSRYWGPYPAALVRGRLHLLF
- a CDS encoding TrbC family F-type conjugative pilus assembly protein, translated to MYSAANRTLGIRAIGDRIRLHWFAAACICCFSAAAAADGFDLQRRLTEQQARADSLSDGLDLLLKRQPENGGGTLGANRQMLLPPGQNPMSAQLAQADTVVFVSRAMPEAELLKLLVQGAGRKGTVFLYRGWGTGGADSAFAYAEALLRKLPPAAQRNPPQIMVLPAAFRRYRIAYAPAVLHRDGGKWYLVQGAGTLDNAVAAVKRREFNRRLSRQWRVSEPDQTEVIKAAAARFDWKGAAEQAAQSAAQQLEGGTDLPLAQEVSSRLYTPYSVTGFDIRDPQSGRVLYPRGSRFNVLTLDPQGSRSLVAVDGRDERQVRYAQRIVRERPQTVVLYTRLGRLAGAVPSAFPLNPTLIRRLGLRSVPSYLQQQGTDWRIVSAPPAD
- a CDS encoding TraU family protein, which encodes MNVSRQTAAVLAAALLLSGSLKAAAVSGSSLTGLTCSRAGYNTLMNFNYDSAFPLRIMGSDTVMGSDVPAPPTATRKSICKCGKEPYVIYGYTRGMWLPTRFVEVVREASCSPVYGESVKPILQQIAQVSGIGQLQPTTLMTAGEAAKPSETSFRHVHSWPFPFNPYNWNPRCFHKGDNLETSISQISWSKKDPVLMNLLYPEWAALGTVANQPLFDLAAHSASCIANTTGIGWGPVDDAAYWLGGCMGNNLPAAGSMSAAKNSIIGTSTIFNRSLMMSNRTGGYASVSTVGDKALCSPVPVPYPSKSEFKASMLFPYPESGQSVGGQGGMGGQTSPAGMLSGEVADFANIGGRGAHRLGASNFAWALGRSDQALNENDSDAVYLMWRWVDCCEFK
- a CDS encoding tetratricopeptide repeat protein; translation: MMKTILPLCLLATVCIPAAADDQERAFGKGGLHGTRSGSTQNKQPSKQQLWQNDQSYALALAKRAENGDTTAALELKNAANGGNRWAAVQYGYLAHTGRLPGLSGRADTATAAKAYRIALKDGGGNYLAAYNLGLMYYYGIGMKANGAEALRLFKTAAENYRSKVASRVFWPAEVYTAQILERGYGVAKNEASAAEYWERAAKANAPEGLYGYGMFILNGRGGLQNPYRAYPLLLQAANRWHTGAMVALAQYQGKGDRLRDADPVDAAKWWMLAATADKRYTRQAQKAVAALPAAKQQQVRSQVRSWLTTHTTVPKSFDWKKPVNDTLPPR